In one Solanum lycopersicum chromosome 11, SLM_r2.1 genomic region, the following are encoded:
- the LOC101255156 gene encoding uncharacterized protein isoform X1, with translation MDGYAKMNAAIAKAEKEEREWDEIDRMPFGQRMNSLMGKSKRGAKASSSGRSTQGTAQGLKSSVDAAVKKEDECDSQDNPSNFSSVLMDDKISQSAGKKKVGSPLSDLVHVKVEPVGNNMVEATVKNEMGNLPNSSMVQVKSGVGITFEFTEDELDNMALSERMQLYSKRRAPSFKIGRVVECSSEIASSISDCAPISAVPANPLKVCPPRKQRKTATDSVQAAMEEDAPGLLQVLLEKGVSIDEMKLYGKNASNEPLDDLSSEKNFSELQAVISKLFSVQRQSLIKLPPLQRTKGEKASYCLACLFSLIEQARYLQFRKWPAEWGWCRDLRSFIFVFERHNRIVLEHPEYGYATYFFELVDSSTIDWQIRRLVTVMKLTSYSRVNLIEDRALTVGKELTEGEARVLMSYGWIRNTGLGTMLRYCDRVIHDRITEKDGSEWKSKIEKLLVAGYSGGSIVENPVDHNVARNDPEIKSELE, from the exons ATGGATGGTTATGCAAAAATGAATGCTGCGATCGCTAAGGCTGAAAAGGAAGAGCGGGAGTGGGATGAGATTGATCGAATGCCGTTTGGACAGCGAATGAACTCACTGATGGGCAAGAGCAAGCGCGGTGCAAAAGCTTCTTCCAGTGGCCGTTCTACTCAAGGAACTGCACAAGGTTTGAA GTCTTCAGTTGATGCCGCTGTGAAAAAGGAAGATGAATGTGATTCACAG GATAACCCTTCCAATTTTTCCAGCGTACTCATGGATGACAAGATTTCTCAAAGTGCTGGGAAAAAGAAAGTTGGTTCTCCTTTATCCGATCTTGTACATGTCAAGGTTGAACCTGTGGGTAACAATATGGTTGAAGCTACTGTGAAGAATGAAATGGGTAATTTGCCCAATAGTAGCATGGTTCAGGTGAAAAGTGGAGTTGGAATTACCTTTGAGTTTACTGAAGACGAACTGGATAATATGGCGTTATCTGAGCGAATGCAGCTGTACTCTAAGAGAAGGGCTCCTTCTTTCAAGATAGGTAGAGTTGTAGAGTGCTCAAGCGAAATAGCTTCTTCCATCTCTGATTGCGCACCCATTTCAGCTGTGCCAGCCAATCCACTAAAAGTTTGCCCGCCACGGAAACAAAGGAAGACTGCCAC AGATTCAGTTCAAGCAGCTATGGAGGAAGATGCTCCTGGACTCTTGCAG GTATTACTTGAAAAAGGTGTAAGCATCGATGAGATGAAGCTTTATGGGAAAAATGCGAGTAATGAGCCTCTTGATGATTTGTCCTCTGAAAAGAACTTCTCAGAGCTTCAAGCTGTTATATCTAAG CTTTTCTCCGTCCAACGGCAGTCATTAATAAAGCTACCTCCACTCCAGCGTACAAAAGGTGAAAAAGCTAGCTATTGTTTAGCTTGTCTGTTTTCCCTCATTGAGCAG GCACGATATCTGCAGTTCCGGAAGTGGCCTGCTGAATGGGGATGGTGCCGAGATCTCCggtcttttatttttgtctttgaaAGGCATAACAG GATTGTGCTGGAGCATCCTGAATATGGCTATGCAACATACTTCTTTGAACTGGTGGATTCCTCCACCATTGATTGGCAAATCAGGCGATTGGTAACTGTTATGAAGCTTACTAGCTATAGCAGAGTCAACCTAATCGAGGATAGAGCACTGACG GTGGGAAAAGAACTTACTGAAGGAGAAGCGAGGGTACTGATGTCATATGGTTGGATACGTAACACCGGACTGGGAACGATGCTCAGGTATTGTGATAGAGTTATTCATGATAGGATAACGGAGAAAGATGGCTCAGAGTGGAAGTCGAAAATTGAGAAGTTGCTTGTGGCTGGATACAGTGGTGGTTCCATAGTTGAAAACCCTGTGGACCACAATGTTGCTCGGAATGACCCTGAAATCAAGTCAGAACTAGAGTAA
- the LOC101255156 gene encoding uncharacterized protein isoform X2, whose protein sequence is MKEVAMDGYAKMNAAIAKAEKEEREWDEIDRMPFGQRMNSLMGKSKRGAKASSSGRSTQGTAQGLKSSVDAAVKKEDECDSQDNPSNFSSVLMDDKISQSAGKKKVGSPLSDLVHVKVEPVGNNMVEATVKNEMGNLPNSSMVQVKSGVGITFEFTEDELDNMALSERMQLYSKRRAPSFKIGRVVECSSEIASSISDCAPISAVPANPLKVCPPRKQRKTATDSVQAAMEEDAPGLLQVLLEKGVSIDEMKLYGKNASNEPLDDLSSEKNFSELQAVISKLFSVQRQSLIKLPPLQRTKGEKASYCLACLFSLIEQARYLQFRKWPAEWGWCRDLRSFIFVFERHNRIVLEHPEYGYATYFFELVDSSTIDWQIRRLVTVMKLTSYSRVNLIEDRALTVGKELTEGEARVLMSYGWIRNTGLGTMLRYCDRVIHDRITEKDGSEWKSKIEKLLVAGYSGGSIVENPVDHNVARNDPEIKSELE, encoded by the exons AAAGAAGTAGCTATGGATGGTTATGCAAAAATGAATGCTGCGATCGCTAAGGCTGAAAAGGAAGAGCGGGAGTGGGATGAGATTGATCGAATGCCGTTTGGACAGCGAATGAACTCACTGATGGGCAAGAGCAAGCGCGGTGCAAAAGCTTCTTCCAGTGGCCGTTCTACTCAAGGAACTGCACAAGGTTTGAA GTCTTCAGTTGATGCCGCTGTGAAAAAGGAAGATGAATGTGATTCACAG GATAACCCTTCCAATTTTTCCAGCGTACTCATGGATGACAAGATTTCTCAAAGTGCTGGGAAAAAGAAAGTTGGTTCTCCTTTATCCGATCTTGTACATGTCAAGGTTGAACCTGTGGGTAACAATATGGTTGAAGCTACTGTGAAGAATGAAATGGGTAATTTGCCCAATAGTAGCATGGTTCAGGTGAAAAGTGGAGTTGGAATTACCTTTGAGTTTACTGAAGACGAACTGGATAATATGGCGTTATCTGAGCGAATGCAGCTGTACTCTAAGAGAAGGGCTCCTTCTTTCAAGATAGGTAGAGTTGTAGAGTGCTCAAGCGAAATAGCTTCTTCCATCTCTGATTGCGCACCCATTTCAGCTGTGCCAGCCAATCCACTAAAAGTTTGCCCGCCACGGAAACAAAGGAAGACTGCCAC AGATTCAGTTCAAGCAGCTATGGAGGAAGATGCTCCTGGACTCTTGCAG GTATTACTTGAAAAAGGTGTAAGCATCGATGAGATGAAGCTTTATGGGAAAAATGCGAGTAATGAGCCTCTTGATGATTTGTCCTCTGAAAAGAACTTCTCAGAGCTTCAAGCTGTTATATCTAAG CTTTTCTCCGTCCAACGGCAGTCATTAATAAAGCTACCTCCACTCCAGCGTACAAAAGGTGAAAAAGCTAGCTATTGTTTAGCTTGTCTGTTTTCCCTCATTGAGCAG GCACGATATCTGCAGTTCCGGAAGTGGCCTGCTGAATGGGGATGGTGCCGAGATCTCCggtcttttatttttgtctttgaaAGGCATAACAG GATTGTGCTGGAGCATCCTGAATATGGCTATGCAACATACTTCTTTGAACTGGTGGATTCCTCCACCATTGATTGGCAAATCAGGCGATTGGTAACTGTTATGAAGCTTACTAGCTATAGCAGAGTCAACCTAATCGAGGATAGAGCACTGACG GTGGGAAAAGAACTTACTGAAGGAGAAGCGAGGGTACTGATGTCATATGGTTGGATACGTAACACCGGACTGGGAACGATGCTCAGGTATTGTGATAGAGTTATTCATGATAGGATAACGGAGAAAGATGGCTCAGAGTGGAAGTCGAAAATTGAGAAGTTGCTTGTGGCTGGATACAGTGGTGGTTCCATAGTTGAAAACCCTGTGGACCACAATGTTGCTCGGAATGACCCTGAAATCAAGTCAGAACTAGAGTAA
- the LOC101255156 gene encoding uncharacterized protein isoform X3, producing the protein MFTILSSVDAAVKKEDECDSQDNPSNFSSVLMDDKISQSAGKKKVGSPLSDLVHVKVEPVGNNMVEATVKNEMGNLPNSSMVQVKSGVGITFEFTEDELDNMALSERMQLYSKRRAPSFKIGRVVECSSEIASSISDCAPISAVPANPLKVCPPRKQRKTATDSVQAAMEEDAPGLLQVLLEKGVSIDEMKLYGKNASNEPLDDLSSEKNFSELQAVISKLFSVQRQSLIKLPPLQRTKGEKASYCLACLFSLIEQARYLQFRKWPAEWGWCRDLRSFIFVFERHNRIVLEHPEYGYATYFFELVDSSTIDWQIRRLVTVMKLTSYSRVNLIEDRALTVGKELTEGEARVLMSYGWIRNTGLGTMLRYCDRVIHDRITEKDGSEWKSKIEKLLVAGYSGGSIVENPVDHNVARNDPEIKSELE; encoded by the exons ATGTTCACAATTTT GTCTTCAGTTGATGCCGCTGTGAAAAAGGAAGATGAATGTGATTCACAG GATAACCCTTCCAATTTTTCCAGCGTACTCATGGATGACAAGATTTCTCAAAGTGCTGGGAAAAAGAAAGTTGGTTCTCCTTTATCCGATCTTGTACATGTCAAGGTTGAACCTGTGGGTAACAATATGGTTGAAGCTACTGTGAAGAATGAAATGGGTAATTTGCCCAATAGTAGCATGGTTCAGGTGAAAAGTGGAGTTGGAATTACCTTTGAGTTTACTGAAGACGAACTGGATAATATGGCGTTATCTGAGCGAATGCAGCTGTACTCTAAGAGAAGGGCTCCTTCTTTCAAGATAGGTAGAGTTGTAGAGTGCTCAAGCGAAATAGCTTCTTCCATCTCTGATTGCGCACCCATTTCAGCTGTGCCAGCCAATCCACTAAAAGTTTGCCCGCCACGGAAACAAAGGAAGACTGCCAC AGATTCAGTTCAAGCAGCTATGGAGGAAGATGCTCCTGGACTCTTGCAG GTATTACTTGAAAAAGGTGTAAGCATCGATGAGATGAAGCTTTATGGGAAAAATGCGAGTAATGAGCCTCTTGATGATTTGTCCTCTGAAAAGAACTTCTCAGAGCTTCAAGCTGTTATATCTAAG CTTTTCTCCGTCCAACGGCAGTCATTAATAAAGCTACCTCCACTCCAGCGTACAAAAGGTGAAAAAGCTAGCTATTGTTTAGCTTGTCTGTTTTCCCTCATTGAGCAG GCACGATATCTGCAGTTCCGGAAGTGGCCTGCTGAATGGGGATGGTGCCGAGATCTCCggtcttttatttttgtctttgaaAGGCATAACAG GATTGTGCTGGAGCATCCTGAATATGGCTATGCAACATACTTCTTTGAACTGGTGGATTCCTCCACCATTGATTGGCAAATCAGGCGATTGGTAACTGTTATGAAGCTTACTAGCTATAGCAGAGTCAACCTAATCGAGGATAGAGCACTGACG GTGGGAAAAGAACTTACTGAAGGAGAAGCGAGGGTACTGATGTCATATGGTTGGATACGTAACACCGGACTGGGAACGATGCTCAGGTATTGTGATAGAGTTATTCATGATAGGATAACGGAGAAAGATGGCTCAGAGTGGAAGTCGAAAATTGAGAAGTTGCTTGTGGCTGGATACAGTGGTGGTTCCATAGTTGAAAACCCTGTGGACCACAATGTTGCTCGGAATGACCCTGAAATCAAGTCAGAACTAGAGTAA
- the LOC101255156 gene encoding uncharacterized protein isoform X4 — MDDKISQSAGKKKVGSPLSDLVHVKVEPVGNNMVEATVKNEMGNLPNSSMVQVKSGVGITFEFTEDELDNMALSERMQLYSKRRAPSFKIGRVVECSSEIASSISDCAPISAVPANPLKVCPPRKQRKTATDSVQAAMEEDAPGLLQVLLEKGVSIDEMKLYGKNASNEPLDDLSSEKNFSELQAVISKLFSVQRQSLIKLPPLQRTKGEKASYCLACLFSLIEQARYLQFRKWPAEWGWCRDLRSFIFVFERHNRIVLEHPEYGYATYFFELVDSSTIDWQIRRLVTVMKLTSYSRVNLIEDRALTVGKELTEGEARVLMSYGWIRNTGLGTMLRYCDRVIHDRITEKDGSEWKSKIEKLLVAGYSGGSIVENPVDHNVARNDPEIKSELE; from the exons ATGGATGACAAGATTTCTCAAAGTGCTGGGAAAAAGAAAGTTGGTTCTCCTTTATCCGATCTTGTACATGTCAAGGTTGAACCTGTGGGTAACAATATGGTTGAAGCTACTGTGAAGAATGAAATGGGTAATTTGCCCAATAGTAGCATGGTTCAGGTGAAAAGTGGAGTTGGAATTACCTTTGAGTTTACTGAAGACGAACTGGATAATATGGCGTTATCTGAGCGAATGCAGCTGTACTCTAAGAGAAGGGCTCCTTCTTTCAAGATAGGTAGAGTTGTAGAGTGCTCAAGCGAAATAGCTTCTTCCATCTCTGATTGCGCACCCATTTCAGCTGTGCCAGCCAATCCACTAAAAGTTTGCCCGCCACGGAAACAAAGGAAGACTGCCAC AGATTCAGTTCAAGCAGCTATGGAGGAAGATGCTCCTGGACTCTTGCAG GTATTACTTGAAAAAGGTGTAAGCATCGATGAGATGAAGCTTTATGGGAAAAATGCGAGTAATGAGCCTCTTGATGATTTGTCCTCTGAAAAGAACTTCTCAGAGCTTCAAGCTGTTATATCTAAG CTTTTCTCCGTCCAACGGCAGTCATTAATAAAGCTACCTCCACTCCAGCGTACAAAAGGTGAAAAAGCTAGCTATTGTTTAGCTTGTCTGTTTTCCCTCATTGAGCAG GCACGATATCTGCAGTTCCGGAAGTGGCCTGCTGAATGGGGATGGTGCCGAGATCTCCggtcttttatttttgtctttgaaAGGCATAACAG GATTGTGCTGGAGCATCCTGAATATGGCTATGCAACATACTTCTTTGAACTGGTGGATTCCTCCACCATTGATTGGCAAATCAGGCGATTGGTAACTGTTATGAAGCTTACTAGCTATAGCAGAGTCAACCTAATCGAGGATAGAGCACTGACG GTGGGAAAAGAACTTACTGAAGGAGAAGCGAGGGTACTGATGTCATATGGTTGGATACGTAACACCGGACTGGGAACGATGCTCAGGTATTGTGATAGAGTTATTCATGATAGGATAACGGAGAAAGATGGCTCAGAGTGGAAGTCGAAAATTGAGAAGTTGCTTGTGGCTGGATACAGTGGTGGTTCCATAGTTGAAAACCCTGTGGACCACAATGTTGCTCGGAATGACCCTGAAATCAAGTCAGAACTAGAGTAA